ACTTGAGCGAATTTACTTCTCCtggaaattttgaacataaattacCTAATAAGTCCCAGCATTCTCCCAGTACTGAATTATAAGGGATCTTATATGTCACCTTTATATCTCGATGGGCGCTTTAAAGGTGGTtgattaaaaggaaatcaaagtACACTAATTATAAACGACATcatcactttcttttcttttgtgtcATTTATCTGGGAAACTAGACAGATCCCTGTAACATTAAACAATGCTATGTGAACTCAAATTTATCAAACGGCCATAAGAAACCCTTTTGCCGGAACGAGGAGTCgaggattataaaaaaaaaatcgaatcaTGCAATCCGCCTCTCAATTTTATAGCATTTTCCCAgtaaccaaacaaatcaagtcaTCATCATCCCAAAGTCCACAGCATCAACTAAAAATAACAAACCCTAGAGATCAATGGATCCAATCAAAAACATTAAATCAATCTGTTTCTAGCAGGAATCGCACAAAGAAAACCGGCCAAAAAACGCAATTATTCCAGATCTAATCaacaaaatcaataataaaaaaaaacatcaaatcgAGAAGATCTCGTGGCCTAATACAAACAGAGCGTAAGAATATAAATCACGCACCTATCTATCAAGACTCGAAGTGTGAGATGTTGGTGACGAGAAGAGCGAGATCGAAGAGGactcgtttaaaaaaaaaatagagagaagtaCAGGGTTGGAGAGGTCCAACGACAAGCCGACAGGTTTTCGGTGACGGAGATTCCTTGCAGTTTGATCCGTTAACCGCCAACGGTGCAAAACGCACGAATCAAACCGGCATTGATGAAAACCTCTGCGTGTGTGCGGGCCTGACATTGACTGGGCCTTAAATTGACATGGCTGGATATCACAGTAGAGGCCCACTACTGCACTATCCCAGTAAATGGGCTTAAACGAGCTTTGGGTTTAGTATTGGGCCATATAACTCAAGGGCCCATCACTTGTTGCTTCAATCCCTCATACAATCAGAACGCCGCAACCGGAAATCGGCGTTCAAAACTCAGCCTTTGTACGGGGAGGCAGAGTCAACAGCGCCACTGGAGAATCTCTGAGAGAGAGTGTCAATGGGGTACATAGATGAAGCACGTGAAAATCATGTGAAGAAGAAGGTTGAAGAAGGTAAAATAAATTCTAACTCCTGAAACCCTAGCTAGCCAATTGTTGTGTGTCACTTTGAATTCTGATCGAATGTGTGTTTCTTATATTCTGTAGCTCTACGCAGCAAAATGAAGCAAAAGGCGCTTAAGGAATGTGATCAGTACACTGCAAAGTATGCGCAATGTTCAACTGGAAGAACATTCTCCGTCGTTTGGAAGTGTCGTCAACAGGCTAAAGAATTGAATCAGTGCCTTCATCAGTTGTaagtttataaatttattatacccattttttttgtttcttctattgTTTTGTCCTTTTGAGGATTTTGTGCTTCGCTTCAGTTGTGAGAAACCTATGTGTTTTCCTGGTGACCTTCCATTAATTAGAGTACTGCCTGTGAGACTGCGTTATTCAAACATACAGATTTTCAAATTGTGTTCAAGTTCGTGGATAAATAATGACATGTTGTTTGTTGTCGTGGCATAACATCTCCATCATATTTGCCATTATCTGCTTTATGAGAATTCTGCTACATGATCTGTATTCTGGATTCTGGTTGGTTCTTGAATGTAGAATTGTTCAATACTAGTGTGCAGATTCTTAGTGATTGAGTTCGCTGTAACTTGTATATGTCTTACTTAGTCAATCTATGAGTGGAAGAGGGGGAATATTGAAAAGTTTTCTATTGAAAAGAACATGATTATAGGAGAAAGTCAAAGCAACTGAGCCATGAGTTTACTCTTATGTTCCAAGCAAAGTTGGATGAAAAGTAAAGACTGATTTTTTCTACCGTTTTTGGATTGAACCAACCTTGGAATAGTGGCATCATAGTTGTtttgcaccttcttggtgctttaataaatttcttttccattggaaaaaaagagagatttaGGCATTGTATTGTCAGACCATTGGTTAACAAGAACTTTGGAGGTAATGCTGTCGCCTGTCGGTGATTCGATATGCCTACGCTTGAAAAAAAGAATCGGAACCAAGTCAATGAAGGTAGAGGATGAAATGATGATCATTCAttttattgtaaaaaaatgtgccTCGGTGGTTGGTTTTGATGCTTGATCATTCTCTTGGTTTGGAATCATTATAATGTGAGGATTGCCATAATTGATATGGCCTAAGtgcaatgtttgaaattcttATGTGGTTTTCTTACATGGTTGTTCTACCTTTCTCTACAGCACTAATGATGCCGTTTtggaagaaatgaagaaagaatacATGCTTCAACAAGATGGGAAGGGATCTGTAAGACTTTAAATTCTCTTTGGGAAACCAGTCAGTTAACAAATTTCAAACTCATTATGATAATGCCTAGGGCAGATGTATTTGTTTAATTATGTTTTTGCAGTGCAGTTAAATTCAATTTTACACATCTGCAGCCTGTCTTTTGTGATCCACTGAATGACATCTGAGTTTTAAAAGCTTACATGAAGTTCGAAAgcgttttgaatatttttatttggaatttCAGCACCCTAGACAAGATTATTGCGATTTAGAATTTTGCTTTGCTTCTAATTTGAATCAAGAACAACTATTGATAGTTAAGTGATTCAGCCAGTGTCATGTCATGTCATGGCCTTTGTGATGTATTACGAATGTTTCTATGGATCAAGCTTATATACTGTTCTGGAAATATAGGCAGAGATAACCTCAGCTTGAGCTAAAAAGAGGTAGAAGCATAATAGAACAAAAGATTAGAGTAACAAGGGCTTCATTTTCGTAGCGTTGGGCGATCATGTAATAGTACTTTTATACTTCCTTTTTCTAGTATGGTAAGATGAAAATGAACCAATTTTGGATACCATGGATTATACTGGTTTATGGATGAACTTGACCTTCATTTTTGCCATTGAGGTTTTCCTATTGAACTGCTGGTCAGCTTTGTTCTCCTGCTGTTGCCACTAACTTGTCACCAAGTCTGAGTTTTGCATCATTACCAACTGAAGACCTGCTTATATATCTATGAAGATGTAGAAAACACCATATTATCATCATATGAACCAGCCCAGAATGGGCTTTGTGTGACATTTTATTGGTCAATCACCATAGTAGCAGAATCATGAGTTGAAACGTTTCTGCTGAAGAGAATCTTATGGGGGCTGCTATATATAGTCTATAGATGCCACTCATATATAACGTGGAAGAGACAAATTCCAACTacgaaaagaagagaaaaccaCCAAAAACTCCGTTGACAATAGAAAAAAGTAGCACATGTAATGCCTTGGTTCATTCTCAATTCAGAGCAAAATAGGAGATTTACGCAAGAACAATCTTCGATCCCACAACTACTGATTAAATTATGGCTAGCACTGGCACACCAAGATGTAACAAAACCCCCAAAGAAATCCATAGACAACAAAATATTATAGACTAAACCACAACACAAACTAATTTGGTTTCCTCATATTGCGCCCAGCCCGAATCACTTCATCAACAAGTAGCAACTGGGATGCAATTACAGGTCTGCAAAACATAGGTAAATTTTATGAGTTATATTCCTaccaaagaaaatatgaaaCAAGAAAGGAGATCATCAATGCTTTTTTTGGAAACTCTTGAAAGTAAAGGAGTAGATAAGCATCCAGGTAACATATATCCATATAAACAAGAAAGGGGGCATGCATTGCTGAAAggctaagaaaaaaaaagagaaatgatTAAGGTGGAGAATAAAACAAACGggtaaacaaaaataaaaagtttgCAGATGAGTCTCACATACCCTGAGTTTATGATTTGACGTTTGACAGAGTAATTGTCAAAGATACCCTCCATTTGAGGGTCAATAGGTTCTCCCGTATGCTGGTTTAAACCCACGATGTTACCCCTGTCATGCTCTCCCTGAATGATCATTCAAAAAACATTTGCATCACTTAATTCTTTACTTTCTTAAAATTGGGGAGAAAATGGAAATGCAATGGAACTACTAAAAATAATTACCGTAAGAGCAATAATCACATCTTGAGTGTCAAGCCCAGAGTTCTCAGCAAGTGTCTTGGGCACCACAAGAAGAGCATCGCCAAAGGCTTCAACACCTAGCTGGGCACGCTGTGAGATTTTGCGACACACTGACATGTTAATATATACTCTTTCCATGTAAGAAAACATGTAAACAGAGAAATTAATTACCCCTTGAACTGTTTTCTTCACTTCATTAACCAGATACTGCCGAGCTGCAACTTCAAAGGCTCCAGCTCCCTAAAACAGCAAAAGGAAATAAATGGCATCTTAAAGTACCTTAGGAGCATTCAAGTAGCAGCTTATACAGGGACGATAATCGGTAATTGGGAGCAAATTTTTTACATAATGCTTTACAATCTTAATTcctagaaaggaaaaaaatctaGTCAGTTAACATATGACAGCAAATCTCACAGATGCTTGAATCTAACGTCCTGCACTTACAATCTTCATCTCCGGCATTCAGGGAAGGAGTGGAGATGTCTACATATGATAATTGTTCAGAcagaaccccccccccccccccccacaacAACCAAAAGTGAAAACTAGGAAAAAATCCTTATCGCTCCTTCAGATACAACAAATGACCACTCATTTATCATATAAAAATTAGGACGATAGAACTCATCGTTGCATTACATAATCAGATAATCCTTCAAGCTACAAAAGTTTAAGTTAGTTTCATCCCTCATGGTGCCAGTTATTTTCCAAACATTAGAGTATTGTCCCTCTACAAAGTAAAGCAAATAGCAAAATGATAATTCCACCATGTGATGCATGAATAACCTTTGTTCCTCCCAGAGGAACAAAAGATATAATctaattgacaaaaaaaatcaatgtgctAGTAGATTTCTTGATCGGTGGTCTATATTTTCTAAGGCTCTTTATCAGCCTATCAATGTTCGAAAACATGGTAGATTATGTAAGGAATTCACTTTGCTATGAAAAGGTCGCATGACACTGGGAAAGAGAGACAGGGTTCAAGTGATGTAACAAAAAAAAGTCCCCAAGTCCCCACTAATCATGACTTTTCTCCCTTTTCTAGAAGCATCAATTAATCAAAACTTACCAGGACAACGGACTCATCTTCAATTGTATTTTTCACTGCCCTCAGACCGTCACGGACAGCATCCTTTATTTGGGCAATTGTATGGTCATTAGGTCCTGgagcaagaaaatgaaattaatgaTGAGCAGTTGAGAGAGAGCCTCAATTTACTTGTTGATGCGAAATTGCAAATCATATAAAATAGAAAAACCTCCAACCTTCATATACCTTTTATCAAGATTGTGCAGGAATGAGGATTCTTCACGTGTTCAACAAATGTATACTTCTCTTCACCAAGGACATGTTCATAAACCAGTCCAGCCCAACCAAGGCATTCAGGGGTTAAATCATCAACAGAATTCACAGCTTCTCCTCCACAAGCCAAAACAAGTCGTTCCATATTCCTCCTCTTTGCTCTTCTTAGAGCAATTATCTACGGGAAACGACAGAATTGTTACtttgcattagaggaaaacaaaagCAGTAGCAAAAATGATTAAGAAACTCATAAGAAAAATAGGATAGAGAGTTTTCCATTTTGCAGCATGATGACCAAGTTGTCTACTTACACAAATTTACACAATGGTCCAAATAGAAAAGTTGAAAGATGTGGTTACTACTT
The window above is part of the Tripterygium wilfordii isolate XIE 37 chromosome 3, ASM1340144v1, whole genome shotgun sequence genome. Proteins encoded here:
- the LOC119991682 gene encoding uncharacterized protein DDB_G0275933, translating into MGYIDEARENHVKKKVEEALRSKMKQKALKECDQYTAKYAQCSTGRTFSVVWKCRQQAKELNQCLHQFTNDAVLEEMKKEYMLQQDGKGSVRL